From Nicotiana tabacum cultivar K326 chromosome 22, ASM71507v2, whole genome shotgun sequence, one genomic window encodes:
- the LOC107803576 gene encoding zeatin O-glucosyltransferase-like yields MDQNIKKDTTNRANIFAENNNGSIVLGPLLYQKGMRKEWKEEARIVERGWAPQLEVLGHASTGVYLCHCGWNSVMESISMGVPIAAWPLHTDHRRTALLLIKGLKIGMYVRDWARRNELVKAETIHNAVKTLMDSPEGEKLRQKAAELKDVVKA; encoded by the exons ATGGATCAGAATATCAAAAAAGACACGACTA ACAGAGCAAATATCTTTGCTGAGAATAACAATGGCAGTATAGTACTCGGGCCTTTGCTTTACCAGAAGGGTATGAGGAAAGAGTGGAAGGAAGAGGCCAGAATCGTAGAGCGGGGATGGGCCCCACAACTAGAGGTGTTAGGACACGCGTCAACTGGAGTTTACTTGTGCCATTGTGGTTGGAACTCTGTAATGGAGAGCATTTCAATGGGAGTTCCAATTGCTGCATGGCCATTGCATACAGACCACCGTAGGACCGCTTTGTTATTGATCAAAGGCTTGAAAATAGGAATGTACGTTAGAGACTGGGCGCGTAGAAATGAGTTGGTGAAAGCGGAGACAATTCATAATGCTGTAAAGACTTTGATGGATTCGCCTGAAGGTGAAAAATTGAGGCAAAAGGCGGCGGAGCTGAAGGATGTGGTGAAAGCATAG